The following are encoded in a window of Streptomyces sp. SAT1 genomic DNA:
- a CDS encoding GNAT family N-acetyltransferase — MGMSVTISEAAEQDAEQILKLQYLCFQSEAALYGNYRIDPLVETLDALRHEVAAECVFVARLGDEVVGSVRGRVTEDGAADIGKLCVHPRLQGHGIGARLLGAVEAALAEERQVTRFRLHTGRRSEGNLRLYRRVGYRTVGAFDAPDGVPMIRLEKAAGTYVATA; from the coding sequence ATGGGCATGAGCGTGACCATCTCGGAGGCGGCCGAGCAGGACGCGGAGCAGATCTTGAAGCTCCAGTACCTGTGCTTCCAGAGCGAGGCGGCGCTGTACGGCAACTACCGCATCGACCCGCTCGTCGAGACCCTGGACGCGCTGCGCCACGAGGTCGCCGCCGAGTGCGTCTTCGTGGCCCGTCTCGGCGACGAGGTGGTCGGCTCGGTGCGCGGGCGGGTGACCGAGGACGGCGCCGCCGACATCGGCAAGCTCTGCGTCCACCCCCGCCTCCAGGGGCACGGCATCGGCGCCCGGCTGCTCGGCGCGGTCGAGGCGGCGCTGGCCGAGGAGCGCCAGGTCACCCGGTTCCGGCTGCACACCGGCCGCCGCAGCGAGGGCAACCTGCGGCTGTACCGGCGCGTCGGCTACCGCACGGTGGGTGCCTTCGACGCCCCCGACGGCGTCCCGATGATCCGCCTGGAGAAGGCGGCCGGCACCTACGTGGCGACCGCCTAG
- a CDS encoding MFS transporter, translated as MTSTLRPARTTETEKRPGRWLALGVLVLAVLLVAVDATVLGLATPYISEDLKPSGTQLLWIGDVYSFVIAGLLVSMGSLGDRIGRKRILLCGAVAFGLISVLNAYATSPELMILARALLGVAGATLMPATLALIRNLFHDPRERSLAVGIWGAAASAGMAVGPIVGGFLLEHFWWGSVFLINLPVMAVLVLVGIRLLPESRNPDPGPWDLASVMLSLVGMIATVYAVKEAAAHGFTWPVLGAGLLGVAGLYGFVRRQLTMPVPLLDMRLFRSRGFSGAVLADLLTVLGMSGLVFFLSQYLQLVQGRRPFEAGLAELPAAVGAVAAGLVAGTAARRFSVRAVVSGGLAAVGLSLAALTTLSGATGYPLLGAALLVVGVGAGLSFTVTADVILSSVPKDQAGAASAVSETAYELGAALGIALLGSIVTAAYRGFTGPAGTPPQAHESLGGAVEAAAGLPAPTAEALLSAARDSFVHGLHLASGAGAAVLLTAAAAAWFLLKNQKL; from the coding sequence ATGACCAGCACCCTGCGGCCGGCCCGCACGACGGAGACGGAGAAGCGACCGGGCCGCTGGCTCGCGCTCGGCGTCCTCGTCCTGGCCGTGCTGCTGGTGGCCGTCGACGCGACCGTCCTCGGTCTCGCGACCCCGTACATCAGTGAGGACCTCAAGCCCTCCGGCACCCAGCTGCTGTGGATAGGCGACGTCTACTCGTTCGTCATCGCCGGTCTGCTCGTCTCCATGGGCAGCCTCGGCGACCGCATCGGACGCAAGCGCATCCTGCTCTGCGGCGCCGTCGCCTTCGGCCTGATCTCCGTGCTCAACGCCTACGCGACCTCGCCGGAACTGATGATCCTGGCACGGGCGCTGCTCGGTGTCGCCGGTGCCACCCTGATGCCGGCCACGCTCGCCCTGATCCGCAACCTCTTCCACGACCCGCGCGAGCGCAGCCTCGCGGTCGGCATCTGGGGCGCGGCCGCCTCGGCGGGCATGGCCGTGGGTCCCATCGTCGGCGGGTTCCTGCTCGAACACTTCTGGTGGGGCTCGGTCTTCCTGATCAATCTGCCGGTGATGGCCGTGCTGGTGTTGGTCGGCATCCGGCTGCTGCCCGAGTCCCGCAACCCGGACCCGGGCCCCTGGGACCTGGCCAGCGTCATGCTGTCACTGGTCGGCATGATCGCCACCGTGTACGCGGTCAAGGAGGCCGCGGCGCACGGGTTCACCTGGCCGGTCCTCGGCGCGGGCCTGCTCGGCGTGGCCGGGCTGTACGGCTTCGTCCGCCGCCAGCTCACGATGCCCGTGCCGCTGCTGGACATGCGGCTGTTCCGCAGCCGCGGCTTCAGCGGTGCCGTCCTCGCCGACCTGCTGACCGTCCTCGGCATGTCCGGGCTGGTCTTCTTCCTCTCCCAGTATCTGCAACTGGTCCAGGGCAGGCGGCCGTTCGAGGCGGGCCTGGCCGAGCTGCCGGCCGCCGTCGGCGCGGTGGCGGCCGGTCTGGTGGCGGGCACCGCGGCCCGGCGCTTCTCGGTGCGGGCGGTGGTCTCCGGCGGACTGGCCGCCGTCGGCCTGTCCCTGGCCGCGCTGACCACGCTCAGCGGCGCGACCGGCTATCCGCTGCTGGGCGCGGCACTGCTGGTGGTCGGCGTCGGCGCCGGACTCTCCTTCACCGTGACCGCCGACGTGATCCTCTCCAGCGTGCCCAAGGACCAGGCGGGCGCCGCCTCGGCGGTCTCGGAGACGGCGTACGAACTCGGCGCGGCCCTGGGCATCGCCCTGCTCGGCTCCATCGTGACCGCCGCCTACCGCGGCTTCACCGGCCCGGCGGGCACACCCCCGCAGGCCCACGAGTCGCTGGGCGGCGCCGTGGAGGCGGCGGCCGGCCTGCCCGCCCCCACCGCCGAGGCCCTGCTGTCCGCGGCCCGCGACTCCTTCGTCCACGGCCTCCACCTGGCCTCGGGCGCGGGCGCGGCCGTCCTGCTGACAGCCGCGGCGGCAGCGTGGTTCCTCCTGAAGAACCAGAAACTCTGA
- a CDS encoding lysophospholipid acyltransferase family protein, with translation MSRFAFIKAVLGPIMRLMFRMRVEGAERIPGDGPVILAGNHLTFIDSMILPVVCDRQVFFIGKDEYVTGKGFKGRLMAWFFTGVGMIPVDRDGGRGGVAALMTGRRVLEEQKIFGIYPEGTRSPDGRLYRGRTGIARLTLMTGAPVVPFAMIGTDKLQPGGTGLPRPGKVTVRFGEPMEFSRYEGMDRDRYVLRAVTDSVMTEVMRLSGQEYVDMYATKAKAA, from the coding sequence TTGTCCCGCTTCGCGTTCATCAAGGCAGTGCTCGGTCCGATCATGCGCCTGATGTTCCGCATGCGAGTGGAGGGCGCGGAGCGCATTCCCGGCGACGGTCCGGTCATCCTGGCGGGCAACCACCTGACGTTCATCGACTCGATGATCCTGCCGGTCGTCTGCGACCGGCAGGTCTTCTTCATCGGCAAGGACGAGTACGTCACGGGCAAGGGGTTCAAGGGCCGGCTGATGGCCTGGTTCTTCACCGGTGTCGGCATGATCCCGGTCGACCGCGACGGCGGCCGGGGCGGGGTGGCCGCGCTGATGACCGGCCGCCGGGTGCTGGAGGAGCAGAAGATCTTCGGCATCTACCCCGAGGGCACGCGCTCCCCCGACGGGCGGCTGTACCGGGGGCGCACCGGTATCGCGCGGCTGACGCTGATGACCGGGGCGCCCGTCGTGCCGTTCGCCATGATCGGCACCGACAAGCTCCAGCCGGGCGGCACGGGGCTGCCCCGGCCGGGCAAGGTCACCGTGCGCTTCGGTGAGCCGATGGAGTTCTCCCGCTACGAGGGCATGGACCGTGACCGGTATGTGCTGCGGGCGGTGACGGACTCGGTGATGACCGAGGTCATGCGGTTGTCGGGGCAGGAGTACGTGGACATGTACGCCACCAAGGCGAAGGCGGCGTGA
- a CDS encoding aldo/keto reductase — translation MPFARLAAATTPTCHLGLGLAAVGRPGYINLGRDRDLGADRSVDALRARTHELLDAAYAQGVRYLDAARSYGRSEEFLADWLRARPEIDDVVVGSKWGYTYTADWRTDAAQHEVKDHGAATYARQRAESAALLGDRLDLYQIHSVTPDSPALTDKELHARLAESAASGLTVGFSTSGPAQADAIRAALAVTVDGEPLFRTVQSTYNALETSAGPALAEAHDAGLAVIVKEGMANGRLAGPDAPEALREVARSTGYGCDAVALALILRRPWAGVVLSGAATVDQLVSNLHAPAVDLDDEQAARLDALAEEPQAYWRQRGQLPWH, via the coding sequence ATGCCCTTCGCGCGACTGGCCGCAGCCACCACCCCCACCTGCCACCTCGGCCTGGGCCTGGCCGCCGTGGGGCGCCCCGGATACATCAACCTGGGCCGGGACCGCGACCTCGGAGCCGACCGCTCCGTGGACGCCCTGCGCGCCCGTACGCACGAACTGCTGGACGCCGCCTACGCCCAGGGTGTGCGCTATCTGGACGCCGCCCGCTCCTACGGCCGCTCCGAGGAGTTCCTCGCCGACTGGCTGCGCGCTCGCCCGGAGATCGACGACGTCGTTGTCGGCAGCAAGTGGGGCTACACCTACACGGCCGACTGGCGCACCGACGCCGCACAGCACGAGGTCAAGGACCACGGCGCGGCCACCTACGCGCGCCAGCGCGCCGAGAGCGCCGCGCTGCTCGGCGACCGGCTCGACCTCTACCAGATCCACTCGGTGACCCCGGACAGCCCCGCCCTGACCGACAAGGAACTGCACGCCCGGCTCGCCGAGTCCGCCGCCTCGGGGCTGACCGTCGGCTTCTCCACCAGCGGCCCCGCCCAGGCCGACGCGATCCGGGCCGCCCTCGCCGTGACCGTGGACGGCGAGCCGCTGTTCCGCACCGTCCAGTCGACGTACAACGCCCTGGAGACCTCCGCCGGGCCCGCCCTCGCCGAGGCGCACGACGCGGGGCTCGCCGTGATCGTCAAGGAGGGCATGGCGAACGGCCGGCTGGCCGGCCCCGACGCGCCCGAGGCCCTGCGCGAGGTGGCCCGGAGCACCGGTTACGGCTGCGACGCGGTCGCCCTCGCCCTGATCCTGCGCCGCCCCTGGGCGGGCGTGGTGCTCTCCGGCGCCGCCACCGTCGACCAGCTCGTCTCCAATCTGCACGCCCCGGCCGTCGACCTGGACGACGAGCAGGCGGCCCGCCTCGACGCCCTGGCCGAGGAGCCGCAGGCGTACTGGCGGCAGCGCGGCCAGCTCCCCTGGCACTGA
- a CDS encoding methionine ABC transporter ATP-binding protein, with product MITTSGLTKVYRSRGREVTALDGVDLHVREGEVYGVIGQSGAGKSSLIRCVNLLERPTSGTVTVAGQDLTALAGRGPRAGKELRRARSRIGMVFQHFNLLSSRTVRDNVELPLEILGRSGKDRTRRALELLDLVGLADKAGAYPAQLSGGQKQRVGIARALAGDPKVLLSDEATSALDPETTRSILQLLRDLNQQLGLTVLLITHEMDVVKSVCDSAALMERGRVVESGTVSELLATPGSRLAAALFPVGGEATGEERTVLDVTFHGEAATQPVVSQLSRTYNIDISILGAAIDTVGGLQVGRMRIELPGRYEDNVVPVGFLREQGLQIDVVGQADPLVKEGVR from the coding sequence GTGATCACCACATCGGGCCTCACCAAGGTCTACCGCTCACGCGGACGCGAGGTCACCGCCCTCGACGGCGTCGACCTGCACGTCCGCGAAGGCGAGGTGTACGGCGTCATCGGCCAGTCCGGCGCCGGCAAGTCCTCGCTGATCCGCTGCGTCAACCTGCTGGAGCGGCCCACCTCCGGCACGGTCACCGTCGCGGGGCAGGACCTCACCGCCCTCGCCGGCCGCGGACCGCGGGCCGGCAAGGAGCTGCGCCGGGCGCGCAGCCGGATCGGCATGGTCTTCCAGCACTTCAACCTGCTGTCCTCGCGCACCGTGCGGGACAACGTCGAACTGCCCCTGGAGATCCTCGGCAGGTCCGGCAAGGACCGCACCCGCCGGGCGCTCGAACTGCTCGACCTGGTCGGCCTCGCCGACAAGGCCGGGGCCTACCCCGCCCAGCTCTCCGGCGGCCAGAAGCAGCGCGTCGGCATCGCCCGCGCCCTGGCCGGCGACCCCAAGGTGCTGCTCTCCGACGAGGCCACCAGCGCGCTCGACCCGGAGACCACCCGCTCCATCCTCCAGCTGCTGCGCGACCTGAACCAGCAGCTCGGCCTGACCGTCCTGCTGATCACCCACGAGATGGACGTCGTGAAGTCGGTCTGCGACTCCGCCGCGCTGATGGAGCGGGGCCGCGTCGTCGAGTCCGGCACCGTGAGCGAACTGCTCGCCACCCCCGGCTCCCGGCTCGCCGCCGCGCTGTTCCCGGTGGGCGGCGAGGCCACCGGCGAGGAGCGCACCGTCCTGGACGTCACCTTCCACGGCGAGGCCGCCACCCAGCCGGTCGTCTCCCAGCTGTCCCGTACCTACAACATCGACATATCGATCCTCGGCGCCGCCATCGACACCGTCGGCGGTCTCCAGGTCGGCCGGATGCGCATCGAACTGCCGGGCCGCTACGAGGACAACGTCGTACCGGTCGGCTTCCTGCGCGAGCAGGGCCTCCAGATCGACGTCGTCGGCCAGGCCGACCCGCTGGTGAAGGAAGGCGTCCGATGA
- a CDS encoding methionine ABC transporter permease yields the protein MTWSEMHPLLTQACWDTLYMVGWSTLIAVVGGLPLGVLLVLTDRGGLLQNLLANKVIGQVVNVARSMPFIILIVALLDFTRWITGTTIGRDAAIVPLAIGAIPFFARLVETSVREVDGGLVEAVQSMGGNTWTVVRKVLVPESLPSLISGTTTTVVALIGYTAMAGTVGAGGLGDIAIRYGYQRFETQLMWITVGILAVVISLIQFAGDFAARFLHRRGGRSGPAPRLRLLRSGGSSTADVSKAA from the coding sequence ATGACCTGGTCCGAGATGCACCCGCTGCTGACCCAGGCGTGTTGGGACACGCTCTACATGGTCGGCTGGTCCACGCTGATCGCCGTCGTCGGCGGCCTCCCGCTCGGCGTCCTGCTGGTCCTCACCGACCGGGGCGGCCTGCTCCAGAACCTCCTCGCCAACAAGGTGATCGGCCAGGTGGTGAACGTCGCCCGCTCGATGCCGTTCATCATCCTCATCGTCGCCCTGCTGGACTTCACCCGCTGGATCACCGGGACCACCATCGGCCGCGACGCCGCCATCGTGCCGCTGGCCATCGGCGCCATCCCGTTCTTCGCCCGGCTGGTGGAGACCTCCGTGCGCGAGGTGGACGGCGGACTCGTCGAGGCCGTGCAGTCCATGGGCGGCAACACCTGGACGGTCGTGCGCAAGGTCCTCGTGCCCGAGTCGCTGCCGTCCCTGATCTCCGGTACCACGACCACGGTCGTCGCCCTCATCGGCTACACCGCGATGGCCGGCACGGTCGGCGCCGGCGGCCTCGGCGACATCGCCATCCGCTACGGCTACCAGCGCTTCGAGACCCAGCTGATGTGGATCACCGTCGGCATCCTCGCCGTGGTCATCTCGCTCATCCAGTTCGCCGGCGACTTCGCCGCCCGCTTTCTGCACCGGCGCGGCGGCCGTTCCGGACCGGCGCCCCGGCTGCGGCTGCTGCGCTCCGGCGGCTCCTCGACGGCCGACGTGAGCAAAGCGGCCTGA
- a CDS encoding TetR/AcrR family transcriptional regulator: MAVDRDHVLRSAAALLTRKSTATMDEVARAAGISRATLHRHFAGRDALVRALEALGIQECEAALDAARPDEGPARDAVHRLVRAIEPAAGLLAFLYTENQLFEGGEVNAGWARIDERIETLFRRGQDSGEFRIDLTPAWLTEALFGLLASAAWAVTEGRVAPKDFTYMTVELLLGGALRADAPRREEP; this comes from the coding sequence ATGGCTGTCGATCGTGACCACGTGCTGCGCAGTGCCGCGGCCCTGCTGACCCGTAAGTCCACCGCGACGATGGACGAGGTCGCCAGGGCCGCCGGCATCAGCCGCGCCACGCTGCACCGGCACTTCGCCGGACGTGACGCGCTCGTACGGGCACTGGAGGCGCTCGGCATCCAGGAGTGCGAGGCCGCGCTGGACGCGGCCCGCCCGGACGAGGGGCCCGCGCGGGACGCGGTGCACCGGCTGGTCCGCGCGATCGAGCCCGCGGCCGGCCTGCTGGCCTTCCTCTACACCGAGAACCAGCTGTTCGAGGGCGGGGAGGTGAACGCGGGCTGGGCCCGGATCGACGAGCGGATCGAGACCCTGTTCCGGCGCGGCCAGGACAGCGGGGAGTTCCGCATCGACCTCACCCCGGCCTGGCTCACCGAGGCACTGTTCGGCCTGCTGGCCTCCGCCGCCTGGGCGGTGACCGAGGGCCGCGTGGCCCCCAAGGACTTCACGTACATGACGGTCGAGCTGCTGCTCGGCGGCGCACTGCGCGCGGACGCACCACGGAGAGAGGAACCATGA
- a CDS encoding glycerophosphodiester phosphodiesterase yields MGRQQPERQADTRESGERTGGAGRRALLGAAVLGAGGAVLGMPGTASAAQGGPERGAAARPAGHRGGLKSLPVPTVIGHRGASGYRPEHTFGSYELALDLGAHVVEAGDLVPTRDGHLVCRHEPEIGGTTDVADHPEFAGRKTTKVLDGVPTTGWFTEDFTLAELKRLRAVERIPANRPHNTLYNGRWEIPTFEEVLKWQDEQTRRRGRQVWIYPETKHPTYFRKLGLGLEERVAKLLRKYGKDGRNSPVILQSFEPTSIQRLNRLVDNPLAVLLSDAGSRPYDFVEAGDPRTVADLITPKGLREIAGYAQGIGPTVDLIIPKEADGNLGRPSTLVRDAHAVGLVLHPYTMRNENPFLPPKFRKGTAKDAYGDSFGLFQAYFATGIDGIFTDNADTGLLAREDFLAGRSVNR; encoded by the coding sequence ATGGGCAGGCAGCAGCCGGAACGGCAGGCGGACACGCGCGAGTCCGGCGAGCGCACGGGCGGGGCCGGGCGCCGGGCGCTGCTCGGCGCGGCGGTGCTCGGCGCCGGCGGAGCGGTCCTCGGCATGCCGGGCACGGCGAGCGCCGCGCAGGGCGGACCGGAGCGGGGCGCGGCCGCGCGGCCGGCCGGCCACCGGGGCGGCCTGAAGAGCCTGCCCGTGCCCACGGTCATCGGCCACCGGGGCGCCAGCGGCTACCGGCCCGAGCACACCTTCGGCTCCTACGAGCTCGCCCTCGACCTCGGCGCCCATGTCGTCGAGGCCGGCGACCTGGTGCCCACCCGCGACGGCCACCTCGTGTGCCGGCACGAGCCGGAGATCGGCGGCACCACGGACGTCGCCGACCACCCGGAGTTCGCCGGCCGGAAGACCACCAAGGTGCTCGACGGGGTGCCCACCACCGGCTGGTTCACCGAGGACTTCACCCTCGCCGAGCTGAAGCGGCTGCGCGCGGTCGAGCGCATCCCGGCCAACCGCCCGCACAACACCCTCTACAACGGGCGCTGGGAGATCCCCACCTTCGAAGAGGTCCTGAAGTGGCAGGACGAGCAGACCCGGCGCCGCGGCCGGCAGGTGTGGATCTACCCCGAGACCAAGCACCCCACCTACTTCCGCAAGCTGGGCCTCGGCCTGGAGGAGCGGGTGGCGAAGCTGCTGCGCAAGTACGGCAAGGACGGCCGGAACTCGCCGGTCATCCTCCAGTCCTTCGAGCCGACCAGCATCCAGCGGCTCAACCGGCTCGTCGACAACCCGCTGGCCGTGCTGCTGTCGGACGCGGGCAGCCGCCCGTACGACTTCGTCGAGGCGGGCGACCCGCGCACGGTCGCCGACCTCATCACCCCCAAGGGCCTGCGGGAGATCGCCGGCTACGCGCAGGGCATCGGCCCGACCGTGGACCTGATCATCCCCAAGGAGGCCGACGGCAACCTCGGCCGGCCCAGCACGCTGGTGCGCGACGCGCACGCCGTGGGCCTGGTCCTGCACCCCTACACCATGCGCAACGAGAACCCGTTCCTGCCGCCGAAGTTCCGCAAGGGCACCGCCAAGGACGCCTACGGCGACTCCTTCGGACTGTTCCAGGCGTACTTCGCGACCGGTATCGACGGCATCTTCACCGACAACGCGGACACCGGCCTCCTCGCCCGCGAGGACTTCCTGGCCGGACGGTCCGTCAACCGCTGA
- a CDS encoding RNA polymerase sigma factor, producing the protein MTDDLLAALRPLLVAEASAEAHAAGTEPGDLEQAVWLRLLEHLEADGPPRDPGGWLRRAVRSEARRTRRTVSIERPYGPEPADDSERGPEPMALAAARERALREAVRRLPGRCPRLLEALLSPRDLTYREIAGELGISQGSLGPERSRCLGCLRRLLAPEVAARQARG; encoded by the coding sequence ATGACAGACGACCTGCTCGCCGCCCTGCGTCCCCTGCTCGTCGCCGAGGCATCGGCGGAGGCACATGCCGCCGGTACGGAACCCGGCGACCTGGAACAGGCGGTCTGGCTCAGGCTGCTGGAGCATCTGGAGGCGGACGGGCCGCCACGCGACCCCGGGGGCTGGCTGCGCCGCGCGGTCCGCTCCGAGGCGCGCAGGACGCGACGCACCGTCAGCATCGAGCGGCCGTACGGCCCGGAGCCCGCCGACGACAGCGAGCGCGGCCCCGAACCCATGGCGCTGGCCGCCGCGCGGGAGCGCGCCCTGCGCGAGGCGGTGCGCCGGCTGCCCGGCCGCTGCCCCCGGCTGCTGGAGGCGCTGCTGTCCCCGCGGGACCTCACCTACCGGGAGATCGCGGGGGAGTTGGGTATCTCACAGGGCAGTCTGGGACCGGAACGTTCCAGATGTCTGGGATGTCTGCGGCGTTTGCTGGCACCGGAGGTTGCGGCGCGACAAGCCCGGGGATAG